One Patescibacteria group bacterium genomic region harbors:
- a CDS encoding GNAT family protein produces MAYGLPMSFSNGVENKQEPRIIMRGYQEGEGTLMAKAISRVNIQRYIMLSATQTPAMEEAWMEQAATLKDDCTWAICIAQDSSDELGTPIGSTGLHRIEDGRAHSGIVIYDDSFWHQGIASACHRARSLYAHQVLGIRAVDSYVISGNDASLNALQGVGYTRTGTQYSHSIVGGKVCHVDNLTWVNPYRHQWDYFWGDNEPPEEFNISRRKAELAIERARADVTFM; encoded by the coding sequence ATGGCCTATGGATTGCCAATGAGCTTCAGCAATGGCGTTGAGAATAAGCAAGAACCCCGCATTATCATGCGAGGCTACCAAGAAGGCGAAGGTACGCTTATGGCGAAGGCCATAAGCCGAGTAAATATACAGCGTTACATTATGCTCTCTGCCACACAAACTCCAGCAATGGAAGAAGCGTGGATGGAGCAGGCAGCTACACTCAAGGATGATTGCACATGGGCGATTTGTATCGCTCAAGACAGCTCAGATGAGCTTGGCACACCGATTGGTAGCACTGGCTTGCACCGCATTGAAGACGGCAGAGCGCATTCGGGTATTGTCATTTATGACGACTCATTCTGGCACCAGGGCATCGCCAGTGCCTGCCATCGCGCCAGAAGCCTCTATGCTCACCAAGTACTAGGCATTCGTGCCGTCGATAGCTATGTCATCAGTGGCAATGATGCCAGCCTAAACGCCCTACAGGGCGTCGGTTATACGCGCACAGGTACTCAATACAGCCACAGCATTGTCGGCGGCAAGGTCTGTCATGTTGATAATCTGACATGGGTCAATCCGTACCGGCACCAGTGGGATTATTTTTGGGGGGATAATGAGCCTCCCGAGGAGTTTAATATCTCGCGCCGTAAAGCAGAATTGGCTATTGAGCGAGCCAGAGCAGATGTCACCTTTATGTGA
- the rpsT gene encoding 30S ribosomal protein S20, with translation MPVIKSAIKRVRQAKKRKAYNVSVKSSVKAKFKAVRDEIATGKIENSQELIAAIKEIDVAVRKGVINKHSAARKKSRLAKSYNSVAAKPYGTEAPGKPGEKKKAIKKPAAKKTPASKASTKKPAAKKSPLKK, from the coding sequence ATGCCAGTAATCAAATCCGCAATTAAGAGAGTTCGCCAGGCAAAAAAGCGCAAAGCCTACAATGTTAGTGTAAAATCTTCTGTTAAAGCTAAATTCAAGGCCGTACGCGACGAAATTGCCACAGGCAAAATTGAAAACAGCCAAGAACTTATCGCTGCTATCAAAGAAATTGATGTAGCTGTCCGCAAAGGCGTTATCAATAAGCACTCTGCTGCTCGCAAAAAGAGCCGTCTAGCCAAGAGCTATAACTCAGTTGCCGCAAAACCATATGGCACAGAAGCCCCGGGCAAACCAGGCGAGAAGAAAAAAGCCATCAAAAAGCCAGCGGCCAAAAAGACTCCAGCAAGCAAAGCTAGCACTAAAAAGCCAGCGGCCAAAAAGTCCCCTCTAAAGAAGTAA
- the holA gene encoding DNA polymerase III subunit delta gives MVIYLYGKNSFAINRQLGLIKSRYLSKTGQEGDYSRVDIASKGIGGLLENLATVPMFVSSRLILVDGISLAKPTSEQLGQLVDSTPISTNLVLIDANPDKRTAVFKQLSKLDGAKEYKILERYDLIKWVKLESSRLGAIIDPKVVSYLIDYVGQDQWTLHNELIKLSSYSKTITKETIAELATESIESTSFDLAEALVGKDIRRCIILYKQLTTQGVADQLIIGAITYQFRVLMVVVINNPELTKAYRLSPYPLQKARAISGGLEIADIKKAYALIARADIAIKTGQLASPEAVTELIYRLCEN, from the coding sequence ATGGTTATATATTTATATGGTAAAAACAGCTTTGCTATCAATCGTCAGCTGGGGTTAATTAAGTCTAGATACCTTTCTAAGACAGGCCAGGAAGGTGATTACAGCAGGGTCGATATTGCCAGCAAGGGGATAGGGGGGTTACTCGAAAACCTTGCCACCGTGCCGATGTTTGTAAGTAGCAGGCTTATATTGGTCGACGGCATAAGTCTGGCCAAGCCAACCTCCGAGCAGCTGGGTCAGCTGGTAGATTCAACACCAATTAGCACTAATTTGGTACTTATAGATGCCAACCCCGACAAACGCACAGCTGTTTTTAAGCAGCTTAGTAAGCTAGACGGAGCAAAGGAGTATAAAATTCTGGAAAGGTATGATTTGATCAAATGGGTCAAGCTAGAGTCTAGCCGTCTCGGCGCAATTATCGATCCTAAGGTCGTGAGTTACCTTATAGATTATGTAGGGCAGGACCAATGGACGCTGCACAATGAGCTGATTAAGCTCAGTAGCTATAGTAAGACTATAACAAAAGAAACAATCGCCGAGCTGGCCACAGAAAGCATAGAAAGTACTTCATTTGATCTGGCCGAAGCCTTGGTTGGCAAGGATATTAGGCGCTGCATTATTTTGTACAAGCAGCTGACAACTCAAGGCGTAGCAGACCAGCTAATTATCGGGGCTATAACATATCAGTTCAGGGTGCTAATGGTAGTTGTAATAAATAATCCCGAACTCACCAAGGCATATCGCCTGTCTCCTTATCCGCTGCAGAAGGCAAGAGCAATATCTGGGGGGCTAGAAATAGCTGACATAAAAAAAGCCTATGCATTGATCGCTAGGGCCGATATAGCTATCAAGACGGGTCAGCTAGCCTCGCCTGAGGCTGTAACAGAACTCATCTATAGATTGTGTGAAAATTAG
- the mutM gene encoding bifunctional DNA-formamidopyrimidine glycosylase/DNA-(apurinic or apyrimidinic site) lyase: protein MPELPEVETVRLGLQGFLPGLQAKSLTFDWPKGFPNSQALVDRVLIGATVEAVNRRGKVIIIPLSSGYSVLIHLKMTGQLVYRPNNGKGFGGGHPNDSLIDKLPNKSTRVTINFGRGTLFFNDQRKFGWVKLEKSKGLYDSNSFLSKLGPEPLSDSYTFEQFNSALQRRKNTTIKAAILDQTVLAGVGNIYADEGLFSARIHPATKVGDVSTIKLKRLYSSLRAIMKLSIELGGSSDKNYVDANGNKGSYLKFAKVFRREGTSCPVCGRQIIKIRVAGRGTHICEHCQRPPRDRL from the coding sequence ATGCCAGAGTTACCAGAAGTTGAAACTGTCAGGCTGGGGTTGCAGGGCTTCTTGCCAGGATTACAGGCTAAGAGCCTGACTTTTGATTGGCCAAAAGGCTTCCCTAATAGCCAGGCCCTAGTAGATAGGGTGCTTATTGGCGCCACGGTAGAGGCTGTAAATCGCCGGGGTAAGGTTATTATTATTCCACTATCGTCTGGGTATAGTGTATTGATTCATCTGAAAATGACCGGTCAGCTAGTGTATCGGCCAAACAATGGTAAGGGCTTTGGGGGCGGCCATCCCAACGATAGCCTGATAGATAAATTGCCCAATAAATCTACTCGCGTAACCATCAATTTTGGTCGCGGAACATTATTTTTTAATGATCAGCGAAAGTTTGGTTGGGTAAAGCTAGAAAAATCTAAGGGTTTATATGATTCTAATTCGTTTTTGAGCAAGCTAGGGCCAGAGCCACTAAGCGATAGCTATACTTTTGAACAATTCAATAGTGCGCTCCAGCGCCGAAAGAATACTACTATTAAGGCTGCCATATTGGACCAAACTGTGCTGGCGGGCGTGGGCAATATCTATGCCGATGAAGGGCTTTTTTCAGCTAGAATTCACCCAGCTACAAAAGTGGGCGATGTCAGTACCATCAAGCTAAAAAGGCTTTATTCTAGTTTGCGGGCAATTATGAAGTTGAGCATTGAATTGGGCGGCAGTAGCGATAAAAACTATGTAGATGCCAATGGTAATAAGGGTAGCTACCTTAAGTTTGCAAAAGTTTTTAGAAGGGAAGGCACTAGCTGTCCAGTCTGCGGAAGACAAATCATAAAAATTCGGGTTGCCGGCCGAGGCACTCATATTTGCGAGCATTGTCAGCGCCCACCTCGAGACAGACTCTAA